In Chloroflexia bacterium SDU3-3, the following are encoded in one genomic region:
- a CDS encoding family 43 glycosylhydrolase yields the protein MRGSCMFSRIRSWAALLAGACMLVVMAVSPATSHADNPIVQTIYTADPAPLVYNNTVYLYTGHDEDGSTYFTMNEWRVYSSADMVNWTDHGAPLSWKTFSWATGDAWASQAIYRNGKFYWYVTVTSKALNRPAIGVAVSTSPTGPFTDALGKPLASTSWGDIDPTVFIDTDGQAYLYWGNPNLWYVKLNQDMISYQGSPVQVPLTTAGFGTRTGNPDRATLYEEGPWFYKRNGLYYLVFAAGGIPEYIAYSTSPNPTGPWTYRGVIMPTQGGSFTNHPGVIDFNGSSYLFYHNGKLPGGGGYARSVAVEKFTYNADGSFPTINMTTAGPPSIAPLNPYAVVQAETMAWSVGVETEASSEGGMNVANIENGDYIKVKGVSFGSGAASFDARVASATSGGTIELRLDGPTGTLVGSCAVQGTGGWQTWTTKTCPVSGATGTHDLYLRFTGGSGFLLNINWWRFNGSGTATATPVPPTATRTPTPALPSATPAGPTATRTATPAAPTATPAGPTSTPVASAGCQVTYVLNQWGTGFTAEVTVKNTSASAISGWSLAWAFGGNQQVTNAWNATVAQTGASVTASNMGYNASIPAGGSASFGFQGSYSGTNSVPASFSLNGTACSIAQ from the coding sequence ATGAGAGGATCTTGTATGTTCTCACGCATCCGCTCCTGGGCGGCGCTGCTCGCTGGGGCCTGCATGCTGGTGGTGATGGCGGTATCGCCCGCCACCTCGCATGCCGACAACCCGATCGTGCAGACGATCTACACCGCCGACCCTGCTCCGCTGGTCTACAACAATACGGTCTACCTCTACACCGGCCACGACGAGGATGGCTCGACCTACTTCACCATGAACGAGTGGCGGGTCTACTCGTCCGCCGATATGGTGAACTGGACTGACCACGGCGCGCCGCTGAGCTGGAAGACCTTCAGCTGGGCCACGGGCGACGCCTGGGCCAGCCAGGCGATCTATCGCAACGGCAAGTTCTACTGGTATGTGACGGTGACGAGTAAGGCGCTGAACCGGCCCGCCATCGGCGTGGCGGTCTCCACCAGCCCGACCGGGCCATTTACCGATGCGCTGGGCAAGCCGCTGGCCAGCACCAGCTGGGGCGATATCGACCCCACGGTGTTTATCGACACCGATGGCCAGGCGTATCTCTACTGGGGGAACCCCAACCTGTGGTATGTGAAGCTGAATCAGGACATGATCTCGTACCAGGGAAGCCCCGTTCAGGTGCCGCTCACCACCGCTGGCTTCGGCACCCGCACCGGCAACCCCGACCGCGCCACGCTGTACGAGGAGGGGCCGTGGTTCTATAAGCGCAACGGCCTCTACTACCTAGTGTTCGCCGCAGGTGGCATCCCCGAGTATATCGCCTACTCGACCAGCCCGAACCCCACCGGGCCATGGACCTACCGTGGCGTTATCATGCCGACCCAGGGCGGCAGCTTCACCAATCACCCAGGCGTGATCGACTTCAACGGCAGCTCGTACCTGTTCTACCATAACGGCAAGCTCCCCGGCGGCGGCGGCTACGCGCGCTCGGTCGCAGTGGAGAAGTTCACCTACAACGCCGATGGTAGCTTCCCAACGATTAATATGACCACCGCAGGCCCGCCCTCTATCGCCCCGCTCAACCCCTATGCCGTGGTGCAGGCCGAGACCATGGCCTGGTCGGTGGGTGTGGAAACCGAGGCATCAAGCGAGGGCGGCATGAATGTGGCCAATATCGAGAATGGCGACTATATCAAGGTGAAGGGTGTGAGCTTCGGCTCGGGTGCCGCCAGCTTCGATGCCCGGGTGGCGTCGGCTACCAGCGGCGGCACGATCGAGCTGCGCCTCGACGGCCCCACGGGCACGCTGGTGGGCAGCTGCGCGGTGCAGGGCACCGGCGGCTGGCAGACATGGACCACCAAGACATGCCCGGTGAGCGGCGCGACCGGCACCCACGACCTCTACCTGCGCTTCACGGGCGGCAGCGGCTTCCTGCTGAACATCAACTGGTGGCGCTTCAACGGCAGCGGAACGGCGACAGCCACCCCGGTACCGCCCACCGCCACGCGCACGCCCACCCCGGCGCTGCCCAGCGCTACGCCCGCTGGCCCCACCGCCACGCGCACGGCCACGCCCGCCGCGCCCACGGCCACGCCCGCTGGCCCCACCAGCACGCCCGTGGCTAGCGCGGGCTGCCAGGTGACGTATGTGCTGAACCAGTGGGGCACGGGCTTCACCGCCGAGGTGACGGTGAAGAACACCAGCGCGAGTGCGATCAGCGGCTGGTCGCTGGCCTGGGCGTTCGGCGGCAACCAGCAGGTGACCAATGCCTGGAACGCCACGGTGGCCCAGACTGGCGCAAGTGTGACGGCCAGCAACATGGGCTACAACGCTAGTATCCCGGCGGGCGGTAGCGCCTCGTTCGGCTTCCAGGGTAGCTACAGCGGCACCAACAGCGTGCCTGCCAGCTTCAGCCTCAATGGCACCGCCTGCAGCATCGCGCAATAG